One genomic window of Moorella glycerini includes the following:
- a CDS encoding TrmB family transcriptional regulator — protein sequence MEIDNLVAALNEVGLSTYEARAYLGLLRNHPETGYELAKNTGIPQAKIYEVLARLIEKGMISQTHVEPTYYAPMDPEEFIGQKKDKYSRLLDELSMGLAELKKQGGPREYVWNLHKYEDIIDRAASFCAEAQQKIYLLSWQPELDRLAPALELAHQRGVEIVLVGFDVNSFAYGKLIKHRALGHIRSERGQQLMVVADTKSALMAALGEGELHAFWTQSLGIIRLVRDYILHEAYLWNILDRFAEIRDFFGEDLAGLRNL from the coding sequence ATGGAAATAGATAATCTTGTGGCCGCACTAAACGAGGTGGGCCTTTCTACCTATGAAGCCAGAGCCTACTTGGGCCTGCTGAGGAACCATCCAGAAACAGGCTATGAGCTGGCTAAAAACACCGGCATACCCCAGGCCAAGATATATGAAGTCCTGGCCCGGCTGATAGAAAAAGGAATGATCAGCCAGACACATGTGGAACCCACGTACTATGCCCCTATGGATCCGGAAGAATTTATCGGCCAGAAAAAGGATAAATATTCGCGGTTGCTTGATGAACTGTCCATGGGCCTGGCGGAATTGAAGAAACAGGGCGGGCCGAGGGAATATGTATGGAATTTGCATAAGTATGAGGACATAATTGACAGGGCCGCCAGCTTTTGCGCCGAAGCGCAACAAAAAATCTATCTCCTTTCCTGGCAGCCGGAGTTAGACCGGCTGGCCCCGGCCCTGGAGCTTGCCCACCAGAGAGGGGTAGAGATTGTTCTCGTGGGTTTTGATGTAAATTCTTTTGCGTATGGCAAGCTGATCAAGCACCGGGCGTTAGGCCATATCCGCAGCGAGCGAGGGCAACAGCTGATGGTAGTGGCCGATACTAAAAGCGCCCTCATGGCGGCCCTGGGTGAGGGAGAGCTCCATGCCTTTTGGACCCAGAGCCTGGGCATAATTCGCCTGGTGCGGGACTATATTCTTCATGAAGCCTACCTGTGGAATATATTGGATCGTTTTGCCGAAATAAGGGACTTCTTCGGCGAGGACCTGGCAGGTTTGCGTAACCTTTAG
- a CDS encoding dihydrodipicolinate synthase family protein: MAKLPKLTAKDIKGIVAIMPTPVKEGANSWSSRDVVDLDEAARGADSLVRDGVDMLLVNGTFGEAATLTWEELKKFSATVVETVAGRIPVFLGATTLNTRDTIERARYFRDLGAEGLFLGRPMWCQMSEEMIVQFYKDVAEALPDMNILVYDNPEAFKGKIPTRVYAELAKIPQVVASKYRSVLAGIASDTLVADMRAVKGNIKLLPHDCDWYYAAKWYPEEMDACWSSGVSAGPAPVVALKKALNTGDWETAKQITDEINWAYEKFLPRGSFVIFNIYNIGIQKARFDAAGYIKAGPALPPYHIMPPDVLESARECGRRWQQLQEKYSKKL; encoded by the coding sequence ATGGCTAAATTACCCAAGTTAACCGCCAAAGATATTAAAGGTATCGTCGCCATTATGCCTACGCCAGTGAAGGAAGGGGCTAATAGCTGGAGCAGCCGGGATGTAGTTGATCTGGATGAGGCCGCCCGTGGTGCCGATAGCCTGGTCAGGGACGGCGTCGACATGCTCCTGGTTAACGGTACCTTTGGCGAGGCGGCTACCCTTACCTGGGAAGAGCTCAAGAAGTTCAGCGCCACCGTAGTAGAAACAGTTGCAGGGCGCATCCCGGTATTCCTGGGGGCCACTACCCTTAACACCCGGGATACCATCGAACGGGCGCGTTATTTCCGCGATCTCGGCGCCGAAGGGCTTTTCCTGGGACGCCCCATGTGGTGCCAGATGTCGGAGGAGATGATTGTCCAGTTCTATAAGGATGTGGCCGAGGCTTTGCCGGATATGAACATTCTTGTCTATGATAACCCGGAAGCCTTCAAAGGGAAAATCCCTACCAGGGTTTATGCGGAACTAGCTAAAATCCCGCAGGTGGTGGCTTCCAAGTATCGCAGCGTCCTGGCCGGCATCGCCAGCGATACTCTGGTGGCTGATATGCGGGCGGTGAAGGGGAACATTAAACTTTTGCCCCATGATTGTGACTGGTATTATGCCGCCAAATGGTATCCCGAAGAAATGGATGCCTGCTGGTCCAGTGGTGTTTCCGCTGGCCCGGCACCCGTCGTAGCCCTCAAGAAAGCCCTGAACACCGGGGATTGGGAGACGGCCAAGCAGATAACCGACGAAATCAACTGGGCTTATGAGAAATTCTTGCCCCGGGGGAGCTTTGTCATATTCAATATTTATAATATCGGCATCCAAAAGGCCAGGTTTGATGCGGCCGGCTATATTAAAGCCGGGCCGGCCTTACCTCCCTATCATATCATGCCGCCCGATGTCCTGGAGAGCGCCCGGGAATGTGGCCGGCGCTGGCAACAATTACAGGAGAAATATTCGAAAAAACTGTAA
- a CDS encoding SLC13 family permease, whose protein sequence is MSIAVMSLIALVLVFVICAFVPINVGTLAFAFTFIIGIVIGKLKLVEVLAGFPTDLFILLGGVSYMFAIAQINGTMSRITSACLKLIRGNVALIPWIFHLIAIFISAIGAGPAVTTTLLAPIAMQVTAEAGISPLLVGVMLVHGSHGGSYSPVSPMGVIANGAVAKAGLPDLSWTLFLNSLVFNILIAVAVYLLFGGLKLIRRSREEVMSDKLKALMETGSEQPLTFQQQATLAGIAALFVMGLGFKYHVGFSAFTIGVILTLLAPKEERKAVEQMAWPTIIMIAGILTLVGLMAKVGAIDLIARGIGQVATPLTAPLLLAGAGGVISLYSATGAVLAALIPMVPAVLAAVGGGNAAGAVSSLVIASSVVDTSPLSIQGAMLLASVKNMDRNTFFKQLLLWGIAMIFVGTVLSWLIFVVIGLP, encoded by the coding sequence ATGTCAATAGCGGTAATGTCGCTGATAGCCCTGGTACTGGTATTTGTTATTTGCGCCTTCGTTCCAATAAATGTAGGGACCTTAGCCTTTGCCTTTACCTTTATCATCGGCATTGTCATTGGTAAACTTAAGCTGGTGGAAGTACTGGCGGGATTTCCTACCGACCTCTTTATCCTCCTGGGCGGCGTTTCTTATATGTTCGCCATTGCCCAAATCAACGGTACCATGAGCCGGATAACGTCGGCGTGCCTTAAACTGATAAGGGGCAATGTGGCTTTAATACCCTGGATTTTCCACCTGATTGCCATTTTTATTAGCGCCATCGGGGCCGGCCCGGCGGTAACCACCACCCTGCTGGCGCCGATTGCCATGCAGGTGACGGCGGAAGCAGGCATCAGCCCCTTGCTGGTAGGGGTGATGCTGGTCCATGGCAGCCACGGAGGCTCCTACTCTCCGGTGAGTCCCATGGGAGTGATTGCCAACGGTGCCGTGGCTAAAGCCGGCCTGCCCGATTTGTCGTGGACATTATTTCTAAATTCCCTGGTATTCAATATCCTCATCGCCGTAGCTGTTTACCTCCTCTTTGGTGGCCTTAAGCTGATCCGCCGGTCGCGGGAAGAAGTCATGAGCGATAAGTTAAAGGCCTTAATGGAAACGGGTTCGGAGCAACCCCTGACTTTCCAGCAACAGGCCACTCTGGCGGGTATTGCGGCGCTCTTTGTCATGGGCCTGGGCTTCAAATATCATGTAGGTTTCAGCGCTTTTACCATTGGTGTGATCCTGACCTTGCTGGCCCCCAAAGAAGAACGTAAAGCTGTGGAACAGATGGCCTGGCCTACAATTATCATGATCGCGGGTATTTTAACCCTGGTGGGGTTGATGGCCAAAGTCGGGGCTATTGACCTCATAGCTAGAGGCATCGGCCAGGTGGCCACGCCCCTTACGGCACCCCTGTTACTGGCCGGGGCGGGCGGGGTGATTTCCCTCTACTCGGCCACAGGTGCTGTCCTGGCGGCACTCATACCCATGGTCCCGGCGGTTCTGGCGGCGGTGGGGGGCGGTAATGCCGCCGGAGCAGTGTCCTCCCTGGTAATTGCCTCCAGCGTGGTGGACACGAGTCCCCTGTCGATCCAGGGTGCCATGTTGTTGGCTTCAGTAAAGAATATGGACCGGAATACTTTCTTTAAACAACTCCTGCTATGGGGTATTGCCATGATATTTGTAGGGACAGTCCTTTCCTGGCTGATTTTTGTGGTCATAGGCCTTCCTT
- a CDS encoding purine/pyrimidine permease, with protein MPKNMLEDLPVWEKKSFPDDARQPDAAIKKYTGVLLQALEWLVFDSMWIVMVPTVIGPAIGLDRPGMASLSQRLFFFTGLASLLQVTTGHKMPIFEGPAALWWALIIGMGNAAAVRGYAPELLRGSLEMGLIISGAVLALMSLTGLTSRIMKLFTPVVTGSVLVMVALQLSGSIIKGVIGVGFLGQPLSPVAIITSLAVIGIITFLSLKGNRLIKSLSVLAGIVAGWLGMALAGYADLPRGIDFTSLAVPRLLTWGKPAFDGGMVLTCVIAGVVLIPNVVASIVAMGEVTGVKVNNQVHNRGVFFNGVANILAGLGATVGSVPTATSAGFARVTGMTDRLPFILACGLLIFLGFQPAIGMILASIPGPVSNAAMLVTACTLFIFGLQEYARVKFTDRETFVVGIAILAGTGIMFLPANTFKALPVWISYLASNGTIVSMLVCIFLEHIVFPNRKKFN; from the coding sequence TTGCCTAAGAATATGTTAGAAGATTTACCTGTTTGGGAGAAAAAATCCTTCCCCGACGACGCAAGACAACCGGACGCAGCTATAAAGAAATATACCGGCGTTCTTCTGCAAGCCCTGGAGTGGTTGGTCTTTGACAGCATGTGGATTGTAATGGTACCAACGGTGATAGGTCCGGCAATTGGCCTCGATCGGCCGGGAATGGCCTCCCTCTCCCAGCGTTTGTTCTTTTTTACCGGCCTGGCTTCCCTCCTCCAGGTTACCACGGGTCATAAAATGCCCATCTTTGAAGGCCCGGCCGCCTTATGGTGGGCGCTGATTATCGGCATGGGTAATGCGGCTGCAGTCAGGGGTTACGCGCCGGAACTTTTACGCGGCAGTCTGGAAATGGGTTTGATTATTTCCGGCGCGGTCCTTGCCTTGATGAGCTTGACGGGCCTGACAAGCAGGATCATGAAGCTTTTTACGCCGGTAGTTACAGGGTCGGTGCTGGTGATGGTGGCCTTGCAATTAAGCGGTAGCATAATTAAAGGCGTCATCGGTGTTGGTTTCCTGGGCCAGCCCTTGAGCCCTGTGGCCATTATTACTTCGCTGGCTGTGATAGGCATTATAACCTTTCTATCTTTAAAGGGAAACCGGCTGATAAAAAGTTTAAGCGTCCTGGCAGGGATTGTAGCCGGCTGGCTGGGGATGGCGCTTGCGGGTTATGCAGATCTGCCGCGGGGGATCGATTTTACCAGCCTGGCGGTACCCCGGCTGCTGACCTGGGGAAAGCCGGCCTTTGATGGGGGGATGGTTTTAACCTGTGTCATTGCCGGCGTGGTTCTTATACCCAATGTAGTGGCCAGTATAGTGGCCATGGGCGAGGTTACCGGCGTGAAAGTCAATAATCAGGTACATAATCGCGGTGTCTTTTTTAATGGCGTTGCTAATATCCTGGCCGGGCTAGGGGCGACAGTAGGCTCGGTGCCCACCGCCACTTCGGCCGGCTTCGCCAGAGTAACCGGTATGACGGACAGGTTGCCCTTTATCCTGGCGTGCGGCCTGCTCATTTTCCTTGGCTTTCAGCCGGCTATCGGCATGATCCTAGCCAGTATCCCTGGCCCGGTCAGCAATGCCGCCATGCTGGTTACGGCCTGTACCCTGTTTATTTTCGGGCTCCAGGAATATGCGCGGGTAAAATTTACGGATAGGGAAACATTTGTGGTAGGCATTGCCATCCTTGCCGGGACAGGGATAATGTTTTTACCTGCCAATACCTTCAAAGCCCTGCCGGTATGGATCAGCTATTTGGCTAGCAACGGAACCATTGTTAGCATGCTGGTCTGCATTTTTCTGGAACATATAGTTTTTCCCAATAGAAAGAAGTTCAATTAA